The Salvelinus namaycush isolate Seneca unplaced genomic scaffold, SaNama_1.0 Scaffold2096, whole genome shotgun sequence genome segment GGCATGAATCAGCGTGAATCAGCGTGAATCAGCATGAATCCGCATGAATCAGCATGAATCGTCATGAATCGTCATGAATCAGCACGAATCAGCATGAATCAGCATGAATCAGCATGAATCGTCATGAATCCCTCTAAAGCCCATTAAACCATGAATCAGCACGAATCAGCACGAATCAGCACGAATCGTCGTGAATCGTCGTGAATCGTCGTGGATCGTCGTGAATCGTCGTGGATCGTCATGGATCGTCATGGATCAGCATGAATCATTATGAATCATTATGAATCATTATGAATCATTATGAATCATTATGGATCATTATGGATCATCATGAATCAGGATGAATCAGCATGAATCAGGATGAATCAGCATGAATCATCATGAATCATCATGAATCAGCATGAATCATCatgaatcataatgaatcagcaTGAATCAGCATGGATCAGCATGAATCATCATGAATCATCATGAATCAGGATGAATCAGCATGAATCAGGATGAATCAGCATGAATCAGCATGAATCAGCATGAATCAGCATGAATCATCatgaatcataatgaatcagcaTGAATCATCatgaatcataatgaatcagcaTGAATCATCATGGATCATAATGAATCCCTCTGATGTAACAGTTACAGTAGAATACATAACAGAGTAAGGCAATGGATGACGTCATCACATTAATAAAAGGAAATGGTGACTTTTAACTCTTCTACAAACTTTGGTCATTTTTTTAATAAAACAATTCTTCTGTCGCTTGACAAAGTTTTATTTTTAACAAAGAAAATGTCTTCTATACGTTTATATAAGAGAAACattgatacatttaaaaaaaaataaaaacaaggtTATATGTGTTTTGTCTTAACATACGGCTGCATTGGGTTGGACACAGGACAtaacggacagacagagagagggactacAAGGTAAAGTGCTGCTTTTAAAGTCACTAAGGGTGGGGAGGGGGGATTGTTAGGGTTTCCCTATtgccaatatagtgcactacttttgaccagagacccaTAGGccctatagtagtgcactatataaggggTTAGGTTGTGCCAATTAGGAAGCAGGCTGTGATTGACCTGCTCTGACTGTACAtgatgagagaaacagagaaagtccTCTCTGATGAATATCAGCAGTAACTACTATCTGTCGCATGGACTAGTGGGTTAAAAATACATCATATTCAATACTGTGTCTCTCCCTGGGCTTCCTGACGTCCAGGTTCATCACTACAGAGGGGATGAGAGGACTGTTCAATACTGTGTCTCCACCTGGGCTTCCTGATGTCCAGGTTCATCACTACAGAGGGGATGAGAGGACTGTTCAATACTGTGTCTCTCCCTGGGCTTCCTGACGTCCAGGTTCATCACTACAGAGGGGATGAGAGGACTGTTCAATACTGCGTCTCCACCTGGGCTTCCTGACGTCCAGGTTCATCACTACAGAGGGGATGAGAGGACTGTTCAATACTGCGTCTCCACCTGGGCTTCCTGACGTCCAGGTTCATCACTACAGAGGGGATGAGAGGACTGTTCAATACTGTGTCTCCCCCTGGGCTTCCTGACGTCCAGGTTCATCACTACAGAGGGGATGAGAGGACTGTTCAATACTGTGTCTCAACCTGGGCTTCCTGACGTCCAGGTTCATCACTACAGAGGGGATGAGAGGACTGTTCAATACTGTGTCTCCACCTGGGCTTCCTGACGTCCAGGTTCATCACTACAGAGGGGATGAGAGGACTGTTCAATACTGTGTCTCCACCTGGGCTTCCTGACGTCCAGGTTCATCAGAGGGGATGAGAGGACTGTTCAATACTGTGTCTCCCCCTGGGCTTCCTGACGTCCAGGTTCATCACTACAGAGGGGATGAGAGGACTGTTCAATACTGTGTCTCCACCTGGGCTTCCTGACGTCCAGGTTCAtcagaggggatgagaggagtaGGTCTGCATAGCCAGGTCTGAAGatcgcacaaacagatctgggaccaggctatggtCATGAAGatcgcacaaacagatctgagaccaggctatggTCATCAAGCATCGATGCTGGCTCTGGGCTGGGGTTTGGGAAATGTATGAAATTAGAGAGTCTTTCATGGATCTGATGGTCTCAGGGCCTGGTCCCGTGGCCTGGTCCCGTGGCCTGGTCTCAGGGCCTGGTCCCGTGGCCTGGTCTCATGGCCTGGTCCCGTGGCCTGGTCTCAGGGCCTGGTCTCGTGGCCTGGTCCCGTGGCCTGGTCTCAGGGCCTGGTCCCGTGGCCTGGTCTCGTGGCCTGGTCCCGTGGCCTGGTCCCGTGGCCTGGTCCCGTGGCCTGGTCCCGTGGCCTGGTGGCCCAGTCCCGTGGCCTGGTCCCGTGGCCTGGTCCCGTGGCCTGGTCTCAGGGCCTGGTCCCGTGGCCTGGTCTCGTGGCCTGGTCCCGTGGCCTGGTCCCGTGGCCTGGTCCCGTGGCCTGGTCCCGTGGCCTGGTCCCGTGGCCTGGTCCCATGGCCTGGTCTCGTGGCCTGGTCTCATATCTGCTTGTGTCTTGTCAACTCCTATGGTTGTTGTTATTGCTGTTTGGCCTGActatgaccataggagttgggtAACAGAGCACAAACCAATCAGGGACCAGGATCTGCTCATCAATCAACAACACTCTCTCTGGGCTGGTGTTTAGGAAGTTTATAAAGTTGGTACTTTCAGCCCTATCTTCTCCCCTCTTtgatctctccctccctccctccctccctccctccctccctccctccctccctccctccctccctccggcagcagcggtctaaggcactgcagtgctagaggtgttacTACAGACCCGAGTTCATTCCTGTGCTGTGCTACAACCGGCCGCGGCCAGGAGTCCCATagcgcggcgcacaattggcccagcgtcgtccggggtttGGCCGAGGGGGACTTTATTTACTTGGCTCaactagcgactccttgtggcgggccgggtgcctgcggGCTGACCCCGGTAGTCAGttgaactgtgtttcctccgacacattggtgcggctggcttcaggGTTAAGTTGATGggtgttttttgtaataaaatttaaaaaaatgtatttaacctttatttaactaggaaagtcagttaagaacaaattcttatctacaatgCCGGCCTACCGGCCAAATACTAACCCGGtcgacgatgggccaattgtgcgccaccctatgggactcccaatcacggccggttgtgataaagcctggaatcgaaccagggtctgtagtgacgcctttagcactgagatgcagtgccttaggccgctgcaatacagcctggaatcgaaccagggtctgtagtgacgcctctagcactgagatgcagtgccttagaccgttgtgatacagcctggaatcgaaccagggtctgtagtgccttagacctctgcgccactcgggagccctaaaagatcgcggtttggcgggtcatgtttcggaggacgcatgactccgccttcgcctctcccgagaacgttgggaagttgcagcgatgagacaagatcgtaattagggagaaaaaagggggatagaaaaaaaagtatatatattatataagtGAAGCTGTTAGGCATTGCCATTTACTGGCTGGAAGTAAGGCcaaatgttttctctctctcttttcttgtgggtcagggaggaggagaggagaggagaggagaggagaagagaagagaagagaagagaagagaagagaagagaagagaagagaagagaagagaagagaagagaagagaagagaagagaagagagagagaggagaggagaggagaggagaggagaggagaggagaggagaggagaggagaggagaggagaggagaggagaggagaggagaggagaggagaggagaggactgggggTTGAATGGAGAGTTTGATGTTAGATGGACACACCCAATAAGCCCTGGGTAATGCGGCGGTCCGACTGTAGACAGATATATTTCCCAAATCGGCTTACATCTTGACATTGACTTATATTCCAGTGTATGAAACAGACAGGGCAGAACCTCAACCCCTGCAGGGAGCTGGAGGGGGGAATAGAAATGCATAATATGAAAACTGGTATTGTTTTACCACATGGACGGACAGCCCCAACCATGGACCACAATGCactgtgtctgtctatctgtgaCTGTACCAGCTGCCACATCAAAACTCTCAgccttcgtcccaaatggcaccctatttccctatggggctctggtctaaagtagtgcactacatagggaatagggttccatagggctctggtctaaagtagtgcactacatagggaatagggttccatagggctctggtctaaagtagtgcactatatatagggaatagggttccatagagctctggtcaaaagtagtgcactacatagggaatagggttccatagggctctggtctaaagtagtgcactacatagggaatagggttccatagggctctggtcaaaagtatttcactacactacatagggaatagggttccatagggctctggtcaaaagtagtgcactacatagggaatagggttccatagggctctggtctaaagtagtgcactacatagggaatagggttccatagggctctggtctaaagtagtgcactatatatagggaatagggttccatagagctctggtcaaaagtagtgcactacatagggaatagggttccatagggctctggtctaaagtagtgcactatatagggaatagggttccatagggctctcgtctaaagtagtgcactatatagggaatagggttccatagggctctggtctaaagtagtgcactatatagggaatagggtgctattttgggATGCTCATTATACTTCCTCAATATCATCATCGCTGTATTAGTCCAACatcctgtgtgtgtttataatgtaCGTCTGAATCTATAGAGACGGTGGATCCAGAGTTATTGAAGGAGATGAAGACTCGTCATCTGGAGGGAGAAGTAGCAGAGCTGAGGGGTTGGACGGCctgagctggtgtgtgtgtttataatgtcTGAATCTATAGAGACGGTGGATCCAGAGTTATTGAAGTAGATGAAGACTCGTCATCTGGAGGGAGAAGTAGCAGAGCTGAGGGGTTGGACGGCctgagctggtgtgtgtgtgtgtgttattggtgTTGAGTGTGTGAGGCAGTGAGGAATGTGATTGCCCATAAAAGCTGATCTGAAATCAGTCTTGTGTTGTTCTCCCTAGTGGTATTGGTTAGGGACTTGGTtgagtaagctgatcctagatctgcgcCGACGGGGCAAACTGTAACCAGAGATGTAGTTGGAGCCATTTACAGCTGAGTGGGCCCTCTGCTGCGCGCCCGCGGCTCACTGTCAGGAGGGGGCGCTGTGACCAGGCTCCTCAGGTACACACAGGGGTTCCTCCTCCGCCCTAGACCCTGGGTCAGGGGGGGAGGGGGCGGGGGACCAGGGGGCCTCACAGAGGATGACATGAGGGGCTGCAGCTCCTGCTCCTGGTCAGACGAGGCcccgtcgtcctcctcctccttctcctctcctcccggaGGGAACTCAAACCGTGCGATGCCCTGAGCCACTATTGACCCAGCCCCTCTGGATCCAAAAGCAGACCCACTAACTCCACTACCAGAGTATGAGACAGGACGGGGCCCTCCCAGCCTGGAGAGGGCGCTGACGCGGGGGTGTAAGGGCTCCACGGGGCCCGGCGGGGAGGCCAGGCTCTCTAAGGAGGAGATGCTCTGGTTCCAGGCCTGTTGCAGGTCTATGGGGATGATCTTAGTAGCCTCCATGGAAACACACACCGGCAGGGTTCCAATGCCGCCCTTCCAGGGCAGGTTCCTCTCACTGCAGGTGGGGGACGGCGGGGCCACGGAGGGGCCCTCCAGACCAGCCGGGACTGAGACAGGACACAGGTCAGACAGAGGAGCATACAGTCAGGATTCTGTATTAGTATTTAGACAGGGAACACCCAGACCATTTTCTAGAGGTTTCTAGTCTCTCCTGTGTCAATGTGTCCTTACCAGATTTGGGTCGTTCTTTGGGCGTGTCTGGAATCTGTCGAGCCACAAAGGTGATGCCAACGTCCTCCTCCTTCTCTGGCTCCAAGTGCCCCCCCTTCTCATCGTCCGACTCCACTGGCACCACCACAGGATCTGAGGGGGCATCACAGACACATGAACACTACAGTACCCACAATGCACCACCACAGGATCTGAGGGGACATCGCAGACACATGAACACTACAGTACCCACAATGCACCACCACAGGATCTGAGGGGACATCACAGACACATGAACACTACAGTACCCGCAATGCACCACCACAGGATCTGAGGGGGCATCACAGACACATGAACACTACATTACCCACAATGCACCACCATATGATCTGAGGGGGCATCACAGACACATGAACACTACAGTACCCACAATGCACCACCACAGGATCTGAGGGGGCATCACAGACACATGAACACTACAGTACCCACAATGCACCACCACAGACTCTGAGGGGGCATCACAGACACATGAACACTACAGTACCCACAATGCACCACCACAGGATCTGAGGGGACATCACAGACACATGAACAATATCGATCATGATCAATGATAGCAACAATCTTTAATTCTTACTTCAACCAACTCCTATGCTCTGTCCCAGTGTCCACACTTGCATACTACCTAGTGTGAACCAATGTTATGCCTGAGCATCCTAGATAATGTACTAGTGTGGATGTTGGAACGTAGCCCTAGATTCCAGAACCAATGTTATGCCTGAGCATCCTAGATAATGTACTAGTGTGGATGTTGGAACGTAGCCCTAGATTCCAGAACCAATGTTATGCCTGAGCATCCTAGATAATGTACTAGTGTGGATGTTGGAACGTAGCCCTAGATTCCAGAACCCACAGAAATAGTTTGAGCGAGTGAGAAGTGGGAACACAGGTTATGATGGAATGATATTGAAATCATTGAGGCCTGACTCCATTTCCAGTGTGTTTAAGTGAGTGACTCACCTTTGTCTTGCCAGCTGACGTTCCGTCGAGGTTTGTCGTTGAGGTCCTGTTCTTTAACGTCTGAGCCTCTCCGCTGTAGGAGGGAGAGAAAACACCAGTTATGACGTGTATTACAGGCAGGACCCACAGGAAACCAGGCAGGACCCACAGGAAACCAGGCAGGACCCAGAGGAAACCAGGCAGGACCCACAGGAAACCAGGCAGGACCCACAGGAAACCAGGCAGGACCCACAGGAAACCAGGCAGGACCCACAGGAAACCAGGCAGGACCCACAGGAAACCAGGCAGGACCCACAGGAAACCAGGCAGGACCCACAGGAAACCAGGCAGGACCCACAGGAAACCAGGCAGGACCCACAGGAAACCAGGCAGGACCCACAGGAAACCAACACCATGTTATTCattccagaggaggctggtgggagggaggtataggacaggctcattgtaatggctggaatggaataaatggaaacGGAGTCAAACatattgtttccatgtgtttgataccattccattgattccattccagccaataACATAAggccatcctcctatagctcctcccaccagcctcttctGATTACTTCCTA includes the following:
- the slc9a5 gene encoding sodium/hydrogen exchanger 5 translates to AFDHCLTAVEDIAGLNGYHHWRDKWEQFDKNYLSKLLLRKSVYRKSELWEVYQKINIRDAISVIDQGGNVLTSARLSLPSMASRASFPEVTNVTNYLRENGSGVCLDLQVIDNVPGAKVEEESETHHFLAGNLYKPRRRYQSHYSRHFMTVGDHERQDREIFQRNMKSRMETFKTTRHKRHSHKKDRSQKKRRGSDVKEQDLNDKPRRNVSWQDKDPVVVPVESDDEKGGHLEPEKEEDVGITFVARQIPDTPKERPKSVPAGLEGPSVAPPSPTCSERNLPWKGGIGTLPVCVSMEATKIIPIDLQQAWNQSISSLESLASPPGPVEPLHPRVSALSRLGGPRPVSYSGSGVSGSAFGSRGAGSIVAQGIARFEFPPGGEEKEEEDDGASSDQEQELQPLMSSSVRPPGPPPPPPLTQGLGRRRNPCVYLRSLVTAPPPDSEPRARSRGPTQL